From Mucilaginibacter rubeus, a single genomic window includes:
- a CDS encoding RidA family protein — MNTPEENFAALGLNLPPAPKPLGVYKPCLVDGKYLYLSGHGPVQDDASLIIGRVGDTVSQEDGKLAAQQVGLTMLATIKANIGSFNKIKRVIKVLGMVNCTPEFEKHPFIINGASELFAKIWGEENGIGVRSAVGMGSLPDNIPVEIEALFELE, encoded by the coding sequence ATGAACACTCCCGAAGAAAACTTTGCAGCGCTGGGTTTAAACCTGCCGCCTGCACCAAAGCCACTTGGCGTTTATAAACCATGTTTAGTTGATGGCAAATATCTTTACCTGTCGGGCCATGGCCCTGTGCAGGACGATGCCTCATTGATTATCGGTCGCGTTGGTGACACCGTTAGCCAGGAAGATGGCAAACTTGCTGCACAGCAGGTTGGTTTAACCATGTTGGCTACCATTAAAGCCAACATCGGCAGTTTTAATAAAATAAAACGCGTTATCAAAGTGTTGGGTATGGTTAACTGTACTCCCGAATTTGAAAAACACCCTTTCATTATTAACGGCGCCAGCGAACTTTTTGCTAAAATCTGGGGCGAAGAGAACGGTATTGGTGTACGCAGCGCAGTAGGCATGGGATCACTACCTGATAATATCCCTGTTGAGATTGAAGCACTGTTTGAATTAGAATAA
- a CDS encoding D-TA family PLP-dependent enzyme, which yields MTPNWYTIQDINKLDTPALVVYPDRVKTNITTLTGMIDDAARLRPHVKTYKNAEVTGLLLNAGIRKFKCATIAEAELLAMSNAPDVLLAYQPEGPKLHRFIRLIHAYPQTRFSCLVDNSSSAKEISDAAVRFKTNIDVYLDMNVGMNRTGIVPGFEALQLYMDCGVLPGINPVGLHAYDGHIHDVDLQKRADRCNFAFDPVLKLQQTIKSKGYPEPVIVAGGSPTFPIHAKRKYVECSPGTFVYWDKGYQLEMPEQDFLPAALVVTRVISLPSPGKLCLDVGHKSISAENELSKRIYFLNAPALYPVSQSEEHLVVEAGANHQYKVGDVLYGIPHHVCPTVALYERVYTIENENISGEWLNKARDRKITI from the coding sequence ATGACCCCTAACTGGTATACTATACAGGATATTAATAAGCTGGATACCCCGGCGCTGGTTGTTTATCCCGATAGGGTTAAAACAAACATAACCACGCTTACGGGTATGATTGATGATGCTGCCCGTTTGCGCCCGCATGTTAAAACCTATAAAAATGCCGAGGTTACCGGGTTGCTGTTAAATGCCGGCATCCGTAAGTTTAAATGTGCCACCATTGCCGAGGCCGAGTTATTGGCCATGAGCAATGCTCCTGATGTTTTGCTGGCTTACCAGCCCGAAGGGCCAAAACTGCACCGTTTTATCCGGTTGATCCATGCATATCCTCAAACGCGTTTTTCTTGTTTAGTTGATAATTCATCATCGGCTAAGGAAATTTCCGACGCGGCGGTTAGGTTTAAAACCAATATCGATGTATACCTGGATATGAACGTGGGCATGAACCGCACCGGTATAGTTCCTGGCTTTGAAGCCTTACAGCTTTATATGGATTGCGGAGTATTGCCTGGAATTAACCCTGTAGGTTTGCATGCTTATGATGGTCATATTCATGATGTGGATTTACAGAAACGGGCGGATAGGTGCAACTTCGCGTTTGATCCTGTGCTTAAATTACAGCAAACCATAAAAAGCAAGGGTTACCCTGAGCCGGTTATAGTTGCGGGTGGATCACCTACTTTTCCTATCCATGCCAAACGAAAATATGTTGAATGCAGCCCCGGCACATTTGTTTACTGGGACAAAGGGTACCAACTGGAAATGCCCGAGCAGGATTTTTTACCTGCCGCGCTGGTTGTTACACGGGTGATTTCGTTACCCAGCCCAGGCAAGCTTTGTTTGGATGTTGGACATAAGTCGATATCGGCCGAGAACGAATTGAGCAAACGTATTTACTTTTTAAACGCGCCTGCGCTTTACCCGGTAAGTCAAAGCGAAGAGCATTTGGTAGTTGAAGCCGGCGCTAATCATCAATACAAGGTGGGCGATGTGCTTTATGGCATTCCGCACCATGTTTGTCCTACGGTTGCGCTTTATGAGCGCGTTTATACTATTGAGAACGAAAATATTAGCGGCGAATGGCTGAATAAAGCCCGCGACCGCAAAATCACCATTTAA
- a CDS encoding dipeptidase, with amino-acid sequence MFVIDAHLDLSMNALEWNRDLTRPLAEVNQREEGLTDKPDRAKAVVTLPELRKGNIGLVVATQIGRYVAPDNPLPGWHSPEQAWAQTQGQVAWYKAMEDAGEMVQVNDLASLEKHLSLWSDGASTEKKPVGYILSLEGADSIVTVKHLERAYNYGLRAVGPAHYGPGRYAQGTDATGYMGPKGHELLKEMERLNIILDATHLCDDSFWEALDHFNGHVWASHNNCRALVNHNRQYSDEMIKVLIDRGAVIGAALDAWMMVPGWVRGVSTPKGMNCNMEVMVDHIDHICQIAGNALHVGMGTDLDGAFGREQCPYDLETIADLQKVPDLLKKRGYTDEDIQNMMHGNWLRFLRKAWA; translated from the coding sequence ATGTTTGTTATAGATGCCCATTTGGATTTAAGCATGAACGCCCTGGAGTGGAACCGCGACCTTACGCGCCCGCTTGCCGAGGTAAATCAACGCGAAGAAGGCTTAACCGATAAGCCAGATCGTGCCAAAGCTGTTGTTACACTGCCCGAATTACGTAAAGGTAACATTGGCCTGGTTGTAGCCACACAGATAGGGCGTTACGTAGCTCCTGATAATCCGTTACCTGGATGGCATTCGCCTGAGCAGGCCTGGGCACAAACCCAAGGGCAGGTAGCCTGGTACAAAGCCATGGAAGATGCCGGGGAAATGGTACAGGTGAACGATCTTGCGTCGCTTGAAAAACATCTGTCGCTTTGGAGCGATGGCGCATCAACTGAAAAGAAACCAGTAGGCTACATTTTAAGTTTGGAAGGTGCAGATTCGATTGTGACGGTTAAACACCTGGAACGGGCTTATAACTATGGTCTCAGGGCCGTTGGCCCGGCGCATTATGGTCCGGGCAGGTATGCACAAGGTACAGATGCTACCGGGTACATGGGGCCAAAAGGACACGAGTTATTAAAAGAAATGGAGCGCCTGAATATCATTTTAGATGCTACTCATTTATGTGACGACAGCTTTTGGGAGGCGCTTGATCATTTTAATGGCCATGTTTGGGCAAGTCATAATAACTGTCGCGCATTGGTAAACCACAACCGGCAGTACAGCGATGAAATGATTAAAGTGCTGATTGACCGTGGTGCCGTTATTGGTGCAGCGCTTGACGCCTGGATGATGGTGCCGGGTTGGGTGAGGGGAGTATCCACACCTAAAGGCATGAACTGCAATATGGAAGTAATGGTTGATCATATAGATCATATTTGCCAGATAGCCGGTAACGCCCTGCACGTAGGTATGGGTACCGACCTTGATGGAGCTTTTGGTCGCGAGCAATGCCCGTATGATCTGGAAACCATTGCCGATCTGCAAAAAGTTCCTGATCTGCTAAAAAAACGCGGTTATACTGACGAGGATATTCAAAATATGATGCACGGTAACTGGCTGCGTTTCTTAAGAAAAGCCTGGGCTTGA